A region from the Hippoglossus hippoglossus isolate fHipHip1 chromosome 16, fHipHip1.pri, whole genome shotgun sequence genome encodes:
- the LOC117776635 gene encoding DNA repair protein XRCC2-like, with translation MSESGAQLFARLEARRCLKDIEPRLFPEDGGPDHGEVVELYGTEGTGKTELLYHLLCRCVLPKAAGGLEVDVVFVDTNYSLDMLRLVSIMDSRLNPALSTSSPLAGSDEEVLRSCLSRLLVVHCSSSSQLLLTLHFLENSFSSRPGLALLLIDSISAFYWLDRCEGGASFAKQEDKLSKCSELLGRLLRDYRITVFATCHAIRRSHSGASSDSDRPYLCRPWQRLVTHRLLCTRQEAPNNVCPTAGSSEEQGRRQVFTVHCTSCGTKAPRSSSFYVTDGGVEFT, from the exons ATGAGTGAAAGCGGCGCTCAG ctgtttgcacGTCTGGAGGCTCGTCGCTGTCTGAAGGACATCGAACCTCGTCTGTTTCCTGAAGATGGCGGACCCGACCATG gTGAGGTGGTGGAGCTGTATGGAACAGAGGGAACAG gtAAGACGGAGCTTCTGTACCACCTGCTGTGTCGCTGTGTGTTGCCGAAGGCTGCTGGCGGACTGGAGGTGGACGTTGTGTTTGTGGACACCAACTACAGTCTGGACATGTTACGTCTGGTCAGCATCATGGACAGCAGACTGAacccag CTCTCTCTACCAGCTCGCCCTTAGCTGGGTCAGATGAGGAGGTGTTGCGTTCGTGTCTGTCTCGCCTCCTGGTCgtccactgctcctcctcctcccagctcctcctcaccctccacttcCTGGAGAACTCCTTCTCATCGAGGCCTGGTCTGGCGCTCCTCCTTATTGACAGCATCTCTGCTTTCTATTGGCTGGATCGCTGCGAGGGCGGGGCCAGCTTTGCCAAGCAGGAGGACAAGCTCAGCAAATGTTCAGAGCTGCTGGGCCGACTGCTCAG GGATTACAGAATCACTGTCTTTGCCACCTGCCACGCCATCAGGAGGAGCCACAGTGGAGCCTCCTCGGACTCGGACCGACCATACCTCTGTCGCCCCTGGCAACGACTGGTGACCCACCGGCTGCTGTGCACACGACAGGAGGCTCCTAATAACGTGTGCCCCACAGCAGGAAGCAGCGAGGAGCAGGGGAGGCGCCAGGTCTTCACTGTCCACTGCACCTCCTGTGGGACCAAGGCTCCAAGGAGCAGCTCCTTCTACGTGACGGACGGAGGAGTGGAGTTCACCTGA